The Streptomyces nitrosporeus genome includes a window with the following:
- a CDS encoding M23 family metallopeptidase — protein MSKRVTFQLSRRPSMPRVSGAVVAAGLGASMVFGAGAAFASGTTGNVALAAATTTADSVAKQASAQSKAAVAAEKSAVTAQAAAKKKAVTWKTPVSKYVLSATYGTGGDRWSNKHSGQDFAVPIGTKVVAAHSGTVVKAGPNGGGDGPAYGNAIVIKHANGKYSQYAHLSKIQVKIGEKVNTGEKIALSGNTGNSSGPHLHFEIRTTANYGSAINPVAFLNSQHVHI, from the coding sequence ATGTCGAAGCGCGTTACGTTCCAGCTCTCCCGCCGCCCGTCCATGCCCCGCGTCAGTGGCGCCGTCGTGGCCGCCGGCCTGGGAGCGTCGATGGTGTTCGGTGCGGGCGCTGCGTTCGCGTCCGGCACGACGGGCAACGTCGCCCTGGCCGCTGCCACCACCACCGCCGACTCCGTCGCCAAGCAGGCGTCGGCGCAGAGCAAGGCCGCCGTCGCCGCCGAGAAGTCCGCAGTCACCGCGCAGGCCGCGGCCAAGAAGAAGGCCGTCACCTGGAAGACCCCGGTCAGCAAGTACGTGCTGAGCGCCACCTACGGCACCGGCGGCGACCGCTGGAGCAACAAGCACTCCGGTCAGGACTTCGCCGTCCCGATCGGCACCAAGGTCGTCGCCGCCCACAGCGGCACGGTCGTCAAGGCCGGCCCGAACGGCGGCGGTGACGGTCCGGCGTACGGCAACGCCATCGTGATCAAGCACGCCAACGGCAAGTACTCGCAGTACGCCCACCTGTCGAAGATCCAGGTCAAGATCGGCGAGAAGGTGAACACGGGCGAGAAGATCGCGCTGTCCGGCAACACCGGTAACTCCAGCGGTCCGCACCTGCACTTCGAGATCCGCACCACCGCGAACTACGGTTCCGCGATCAACCCGGTGGCGTTCCTGAACTCGCAGCACGTCCACATCTGA
- the cseB gene encoding two-component system response regulator CseB, whose protein sequence is MADTHVLFVEDDDVIREATQLALERVGFAVTAVPDGLLGLEAFRADRPDIALLDVMVPGMDGVSLCRRIRDESTVPVIMLSARADAIDVVLGLEAGADDYVTKPFDGAVLVARIRAVLRRFGHASGPGGRPGGTDARETEGDDGVLVFGDVEIDTEGMEVRRAGAPVGLTPTEMRLLLEFSSAPGTVLSRDRLLERVWEYGWGGDTRVVDVHVQRLRTKIGQDRIETVRGFGYKLRA, encoded by the coding sequence ATGGCCGACACCCATGTCCTGTTCGTCGAGGACGACGACGTCATCCGCGAGGCCACCCAGCTCGCCCTGGAAAGGGTCGGCTTCGCCGTCACCGCCGTACCGGACGGTCTGCTGGGCCTGGAGGCGTTCCGTGCCGACCGGCCGGACATCGCCCTCCTCGACGTGATGGTCCCCGGCATGGACGGGGTCAGCCTCTGCCGCCGTATCCGGGACGAGTCCACGGTTCCGGTGATCATGCTGTCGGCACGCGCCGACGCGATCGACGTGGTGCTCGGCCTGGAGGCCGGGGCCGACGACTACGTCACCAAGCCGTTCGACGGCGCGGTGCTCGTCGCCCGTATCCGCGCGGTGCTGAGACGTTTCGGCCATGCCTCGGGGCCGGGCGGGCGGCCCGGGGGCACGGACGCGCGGGAGACGGAGGGGGACGACGGCGTGCTGGTCTTCGGTGATGTGGAGATCGACACCGAGGGCATGGAGGTCCGCCGCGCGGGCGCGCCGGTGGGTCTGACGCCCACGGAGATGCGGCTGCTGCTGGAGTTCTCCTCGGCGCCGGGCACCGTGCTCTCCCGCGACCGGCTCCTGGAACGCGTCTGGGAGTACGGCTGGGGCGGCGACACCCGTGTCGTGGACGTCCATGTGCAGCGGCTGCGCACCAAGATCGGGCAGGACCGGATCGAGACGGTCCGCGGTTTCGGCTACAAACTCCGCGCATGA
- a CDS encoding ATP-dependent Clp protease ATP-binding subunit, producing the protein MFERFTDRARRVVVLAQEEARMLNHNYIGTEHILLGLIHEGEGVAAKALESLGISLEAVRQQVEEIIGQGQQAPSGHIPFTPRAKKVLELSLREALQLGHNYIGTEHILLGLIREGEGVAAQVLVKLGADLNRVRQQVIQLLSGYSGGKEAATAGGPAEGTPSTSLVLDQFGRNLTQAARESKLDPVIGREKEIERVMQVLSRRTKNNPVLIGEPGVGKTAVVEGLAQAIVKGEVPETLKDKHLYTLDLGALVAGSRYRGDFEERLKKVLKEIRTRGDIILFIDELHTLVGAGAAEGAIDAASILKPMLARGELQTIGATTLDEYRKHLEKDAALERRFQPIQVAEPSLPHTIEILKGLRDRYEAHHRVSITDEALVQAATLADRYISDRFLPDKAIDLIDEAGSRMRIRRMTAPPDLREFDEKIAGVRRDKESAIDSQDFEKAASLRDKEKQLLAAKAKREKEWKAGDMDVVAEVDGELIAEVLATATGIPVFKLTEEESSRLLRMEDELHKRVIGQKDAIKALSQAIRRTRAGLKDPKRPGGSFIFAGPSGVGKTELSKTLAEFLFGDEDALISLDMSEFSEKHTVSRLFGSPPGYVGYEEGGQLTEKVRRKPFSVVLFDEVEKAHPDIFNSLLQILEDGRLTDSQGRVVDFKNTVIIMTTNLGTRDISKGFNLGFAAQGDVKTNYERMKVKVNEELKQHFRPEFLNRVDDTVVFHQLSQEDIIQIVDLMIAKVDERLKDRDMGIELSADAKTLLAKKGYDPVMGARPLRRTIQREIEDILSEKILFGELRPGHIVVVDTEGEGEEKKFSFRGEEKSALPDVPPIEQAAGGGPNLTKEA; encoded by the coding sequence ATGTTCGAGAGGTTCACCGACCGCGCGCGGCGGGTTGTCGTCCTGGCTCAGGAAGAAGCCCGGATGCTCAACCACAACTACATCGGCACCGAGCACATCCTCCTGGGCCTGATCCACGAGGGTGAGGGTGTCGCCGCTAAGGCCCTGGAGAGCCTCGGGATTTCGCTCGAGGCGGTCCGCCAGCAGGTGGAGGAGATCATCGGCCAGGGCCAGCAGGCCCCGTCCGGGCACATCCCCTTCACCCCCCGGGCGAAGAAGGTCCTGGAGCTGTCGCTCCGCGAGGCCCTTCAGCTCGGCCACAACTACATCGGCACGGAGCACATCCTGCTCGGCCTGATCCGCGAGGGCGAGGGCGTCGCCGCCCAGGTCCTCGTGAAGCTGGGCGCCGACCTGAACCGGGTGCGGCAGCAGGTCATCCAGCTGCTCTCCGGGTACTCGGGAGGCAAGGAGGCCGCCACCGCCGGCGGTCCCGCCGAGGGCACGCCCTCCACCTCCCTGGTGCTCGACCAGTTCGGCCGGAACCTCACCCAGGCTGCCCGGGAGTCCAAGCTGGACCCGGTCATCGGGCGTGAGAAGGAGATCGAGCGGGTCATGCAGGTGCTGTCCCGCCGCACCAAGAACAACCCGGTGCTCATCGGCGAGCCCGGCGTCGGCAAGACCGCCGTCGTCGAGGGCCTGGCCCAGGCCATCGTCAAGGGCGAGGTGCCCGAGACCCTCAAGGACAAGCACCTCTACACCCTGGACCTCGGTGCGCTGGTCGCCGGCTCCCGCTACCGCGGTGACTTCGAGGAGCGCCTGAAGAAGGTCCTCAAGGAGATCCGCACCCGCGGCGACATCATCCTGTTCATCGACGAGCTCCACACCCTGGTGGGTGCGGGTGCCGCCGAGGGCGCGATCGACGCGGCGAGCATCCTCAAGCCCATGCTGGCGCGGGGCGAGCTCCAGACGATCGGTGCCACCACGCTCGACGAGTACCGCAAGCACCTGGAGAAGGACGCCGCGCTGGAGCGCCGCTTCCAGCCGATCCAGGTCGCGGAGCCGTCGCTGCCGCACACCATCGAGATCCTCAAGGGCCTGCGCGACCGTTACGAGGCCCACCACCGGGTCTCCATCACGGACGAGGCGCTGGTCCAGGCCGCGACGCTGGCCGACCGCTACATCTCGGACCGCTTCCTGCCGGACAAGGCGATCGACCTGATCGACGAGGCCGGTTCCCGGATGCGCATCCGCCGGATGACCGCGCCGCCGGACCTCCGCGAGTTCGACGAGAAGATCGCGGGTGTCCGCCGCGACAAGGAGTCGGCGATCGACTCCCAGGACTTCGAGAAGGCGGCTTCGCTCCGTGACAAGGAGAAGCAGCTGCTGGCGGCGAAGGCCAAGCGGGAGAAGGAGTGGAAGGCCGGCGACATGGACGTCGTCGCCGAGGTCGACGGCGAGCTGATCGCCGAGGTCCTGGCCACCGCCACCGGCATCCCGGTCTTCAAGCTGACCGAGGAGGAGTCCTCCCGGCTGCTGCGCATGGAGGACGAGCTCCACAAGCGCGTCATCGGCCAGAAGGACGCCATCAAGGCCCTCTCGCAGGCCATCCGCCGTACGCGGGCCGGCCTCAAGGACCCGAAGCGCCCGGGCGGTTCGTTCATCTTCGCCGGCCCGTCCGGTGTCGGTAAGACCGAGCTGTCCAAGACGCTGGCGGAATTCCTCTTCGGCGACGAGGACGCGCTGATCTCCCTCGACATGTCGGAGTTCAGCGAGAAGCACACGGTTTCCCGTCTCTTCGGTTCGCCTCCCGGTTACGTCGGCTACGAAGAGGGCGGACAGCTCACCGAGAAGGTGCGCCGTAAGCCGTTCTCCGTCGTTCTCTTCGACGAGGTCGAGAAGGCCCACCCCGATATCTTCAATTCCCTGCTCCAGATTCTGGAGGACGGTCGTCTGACCGACTCCCAGGGCCGGGTCGTGGACTTCAAGAACACGGTCATCATCATGACGACCAACCTCGGGACCCGGGACATCTCCAAGGGCTTCAACCTGGGCTTCGCCGCTCAGGGCGATGTGAAGACGAACTACGAGCGGATGAAGGTCAAGGTCAACGAAGAGCTCAAGCAGCACTTCCGGCCCGAGTTCCTGAACCGTGTCGACGACACGGTCGTCTTCCACCAGCTCAGCCAGGAAGACATCATCCAGATCGTCGACCTGATGATCGCCAAGGTGGACGAGCGCCTCAAGGACCGCGACATGGGCATCGAGCTCAGCGCGGACGCCAAGACGCTCCTCGCCAAGAAGGGCTACGACCCCGTGATGGGCGCCCGGCCGCTGCGCCGGACGATCCAGCGCGAGATCGAGGACATCCTCTCGGAGAAGATCCTCTTCGGCGAGCTGCGGCCCGGTCACATCGTGGTCGTGGACACCGAGGGCGAGGGCGAGGAGAAGAAGTTCTCGTTCCGCGGCGAGGAGAAGTCGGCTCTGCCCGACGTCCCTCCGATCGAGCAGGCGGCGGGCGGCGGCCCGAACCTGACGAAGGAAGCGTAG
- the cseC gene encoding two-component system sensor histidine kinase CseC, giving the protein MRRLALRTGVRWKISVAIAAVGALIALTLSLVVHNAARVSMLENAREVQLERLLFAQRLYEASGAQKPSPKFGAKLNDPALPASLRGQIRENRRATHVDEYDGVPDVWAAVPLANGDVLSLHTRFADRSAMIMGDLDRALVIGSVSVVVGGCALGVLIGGQLSRRLRKAAAAAGKVAQGNTDVRVREAVGGVVRDETDELARAVDALTDALNERIEAERRVTADIAHELRTPVTGLLTAAELLPPGRPTELVRDRAQALRTLVEDVLEVARLDSASERAELQELPLGEFVSRRVGLLDPGITVRVVHESWVSTDPRRLERILGNLLGNAAKHGSAPVEVTVEGRVVRVRDHGPGFPENLLREGPSRFRTGSSDRAGRGHGLGLTIAAGQARVLGARLTFRNAAPSGTTDGTGGAVAVLWLPEHAPTNTGSFPVLRPDD; this is encoded by the coding sequence ATGAGGCGGCTGGCGCTGCGGACCGGGGTCCGCTGGAAGATCAGCGTCGCGATCGCCGCGGTGGGCGCTCTCATCGCCCTGACGCTGAGCCTGGTCGTCCACAACGCCGCCCGGGTCTCGATGCTGGAGAACGCCCGCGAGGTGCAACTGGAACGGCTGCTGTTCGCCCAGCGGCTCTACGAGGCCTCGGGCGCCCAGAAACCGTCGCCGAAGTTCGGTGCCAAGCTCAACGACCCCGCGCTGCCGGCGAGCCTGCGCGGCCAGATCCGGGAGAACCGCCGGGCCACCCATGTCGACGAGTACGACGGGGTGCCCGACGTCTGGGCGGCGGTCCCGCTGGCCAACGGCGACGTCCTCTCCCTCCACACCCGTTTCGCGGACCGCAGCGCCATGATCATGGGCGATCTCGACCGGGCGCTGGTCATCGGCTCGGTCTCGGTGGTCGTCGGCGGCTGCGCGCTGGGGGTCCTCATCGGCGGCCAGCTGTCCCGGCGGCTGCGCAAGGCGGCCGCGGCGGCGGGCAAGGTCGCCCAGGGCAACACCGACGTACGGGTACGGGAGGCGGTCGGCGGCGTCGTACGGGACGAGACCGACGAACTGGCCCGCGCGGTGGACGCGCTCACCGACGCGCTGAACGAGCGGATCGAGGCGGAGCGCCGGGTCACCGCCGACATCGCCCATGAGCTGCGCACCCCGGTGACCGGTCTGCTCACCGCGGCCGAGCTGCTGCCCCCGGGCCGGCCCACGGAGCTGGTACGCGACCGCGCCCAGGCGCTGCGGACGCTGGTGGAGGACGTGCTGGAGGTGGCCCGGCTGGACAGCGCCTCGGAACGCGCCGAGCTCCAGGAACTGCCGCTGGGCGAATTCGTCAGCCGGCGGGTCGGTCTGCTCGACCCCGGGATCACGGTGCGGGTGGTGCACGAGTCCTGGGTCTCCACGGATCCCCGGCGCCTGGAACGCATCCTGGGCAATCTGCTGGGCAACGCCGCCAAGCACGGTTCGGCCCCGGTCGAGGTCACGGTCGAGGGCCGGGTGGTGCGGGTACGTGACCACGGGCCGGGGTTCCCGGAGAACCTCCTGCGTGAGGGGCCGAGCCGTTTCCGTACCGGAAGCAGCGACCGGGCGGGCCGCGGGCACGGGCTGGGCCTCACCATCGCCGCGGGGCAGGCCCGGGTACTGGGGGCCAGGCTGACCTTCCGCAACGCCGCGCCCTCCGGCACCACGGACGGCACCGGCGGGGCCGTCGCCGTGCTGTGGCTGCCCGAACACGCCCCGACGAACACCGGGAGCTTCCCCGTGCTGCGTCCGGACGACTGA